In Erpetoichthys calabaricus chromosome 2, fErpCal1.3, whole genome shotgun sequence, a genomic segment contains:
- the pacsin3 gene encoding protein kinase C and casein kinase substrate in neurons protein 3 isoform X2, protein MSPAGETGNRGSNESFWEPGNYKSTVKRTDDGYRLCNELVACFQERARIEKKYAQQLSEWSNKWRTAIGKGPQYGTLEKAWHAFMNAADHLSDIHMELKNHLLLEDAEKVRNWQKETYHKQLIGGFRETKEFEDGFRKAQKPWIRRLKEVELSKKSYHQSCKEEHSSTTREAHARSDPSISQEQVCKLQDRAGKCKEESEKNKERYVKSLDELNRYNPRYIEDMEQVFENAQEAEKRRLRFFKEVFLDIHSHLDLSSKDNFRVVFRDLYQSILTASDQEDLKWWRNTHGPGMNMNWPQFEEWSLEASQMISRKERNSRAEDVVTLTNIVSAAETPPTFNRSVREYSSDWSDEESPKKYINTNGLHGEEDKKDEEKEEVGQSVKALYDYTGQEADELSFKAGEELMKIGEEDEQGWCKGRLMSGQVGLYPANYVEVIVS, encoded by the exons ATGTCACCAGCCGGGGAAACTGGGAATAGAGGCAGTAATGAAAGTTTCTGGGAG CCAGGGAATTATAAAAGCACCGTGAAAAGAACAGATGATGGGTACAGGCTGTGCAATGAGTTGGTTGCCTGCTTCCAAGAACGTGCCAGAATTGAAAAGAAGTATGCTCAACAGCTAAGTGAATGGTCTAATAAATGGCGGACTGCCATAGGAAAAG GACCACAGTATGGCACACTGGAGAAGGCTTGGCATGCCTTCATGAATGCTGCTGACCATTTGAGTGACATCCATATGGAACTCAAAAACCACCTGTTGTTGGAGGATGCAGAAAAGGTGCGGAACTGGCAGAAGGAAACCTACCATAAGCAGCTCATTGGTGGGTTCCGAGAGACAAAGGAATTTGAAGATGGATTTCGTAAGGCTCAAAAACCATGGATCAGACGGCTAAAAGAA GTTGAGTTGTCCAAAAAGAGTTATCATCAGTCCTGTAAAGAAGAGCATTCATCAACAACCAGAGAGGCTCATGCTAGGTCAGATCCCTCCATTTCCCAGGAGCAAGTATGCAAACTGCAGGATCGAGCTGGGAAGTGCAAGGAGGAGTCTGAAAAG AATAAGGAGCGTTACGTGAAATCCCTTGACGAATTAAACAGGTACAACCCACGTTACATTGAGGATATGGAGCAGGTCTTTGAGAATGCACAAGAGGCTGAGAAGCGTCGACTGAGGTTCTTTAAAGAAGTCTTTCTGGACATCCACAGCCATCTAGACCTCTCCAGTAAAGACAA tttTCGTGTCGTGTTTCGAGATCTTTATCAGAGCATCTTGACAGCAAGTGATCAGGAAGACCTGAAGTGGTGGAGGAACACCCATGGGCCTGGGATGAATATGAACTGGCCACAATTTGAG GAATGGTCACTTGAAGCAAGCCAAATGATCAGCCGGAAGGAGAGGAACAGCAGGGCTGAGGATGTTGTAACCTTGACCAATATTGTGTCTGCTGCAGAAACTCCACCTACATTTAACAG AAGTGTAAGAGAATACTCTTCAGACTGGTCTGATGAAGAAAGCCCAAAGAAGTACATCAACACAAATGGCTTGCATGGAGAGGAAGATAAAAAAGATGAGGAAAAGGAAGAGGTTGGACAGAGCGTGAAAGCACTATATGATTACACAGGGCAGGAAGCAGATGAGCTCAGCTTTAAAGCAG GAGAAGAGTTAATGAAGATTGGAGAGGAAGATGAACAGGGCTGGTGCAAAGGTCGTCTCATGAGTGGACAAGTTGGACTTTATCCCGCTAATTATGTAGAGGTCATAGTATCGTGA
- the pacsin3 gene encoding protein kinase C and casein kinase substrate in neurons protein 3 isoform X1 encodes MLHLPPLFFSHMFLYSPSVCHLRHILFLDSLEAVTILCCKDGPGMSPAGETGNRGSNESFWEPGNYKSTVKRTDDGYRLCNELVACFQERARIEKKYAQQLSEWSNKWRTAIGKGPQYGTLEKAWHAFMNAADHLSDIHMELKNHLLLEDAEKVRNWQKETYHKQLIGGFRETKEFEDGFRKAQKPWIRRLKEVELSKKSYHQSCKEEHSSTTREAHARSDPSISQEQVCKLQDRAGKCKEESEKNKERYVKSLDELNRYNPRYIEDMEQVFENAQEAEKRRLRFFKEVFLDIHSHLDLSSKDNFRVVFRDLYQSILTASDQEDLKWWRNTHGPGMNMNWPQFEEWSLEASQMISRKERNSRAEDVVTLTNIVSAAETPPTFNRSVREYSSDWSDEESPKKYINTNGLHGEEDKKDEEKEEVGQSVKALYDYTGQEADELSFKAGEELMKIGEEDEQGWCKGRLMSGQVGLYPANYVEVIVS; translated from the exons ATGCTCCACCTCCCTCCTCTGTTTTTCTCGCACATGTTTTTGTACTCACCTTCTGTCTGTCATCTCCGCCACATTTTATTCTTAGATTCACTGGAAGCCGTCACAATTCTGTGCTGCAAAGACGGCCCCGGGATGTCACCAGCCGGGGAAACTGGGAATAGAGGCAGTAATGAAAGTTTCTGGGAG CCAGGGAATTATAAAAGCACCGTGAAAAGAACAGATGATGGGTACAGGCTGTGCAATGAGTTGGTTGCCTGCTTCCAAGAACGTGCCAGAATTGAAAAGAAGTATGCTCAACAGCTAAGTGAATGGTCTAATAAATGGCGGACTGCCATAGGAAAAG GACCACAGTATGGCACACTGGAGAAGGCTTGGCATGCCTTCATGAATGCTGCTGACCATTTGAGTGACATCCATATGGAACTCAAAAACCACCTGTTGTTGGAGGATGCAGAAAAGGTGCGGAACTGGCAGAAGGAAACCTACCATAAGCAGCTCATTGGTGGGTTCCGAGAGACAAAGGAATTTGAAGATGGATTTCGTAAGGCTCAAAAACCATGGATCAGACGGCTAAAAGAA GTTGAGTTGTCCAAAAAGAGTTATCATCAGTCCTGTAAAGAAGAGCATTCATCAACAACCAGAGAGGCTCATGCTAGGTCAGATCCCTCCATTTCCCAGGAGCAAGTATGCAAACTGCAGGATCGAGCTGGGAAGTGCAAGGAGGAGTCTGAAAAG AATAAGGAGCGTTACGTGAAATCCCTTGACGAATTAAACAGGTACAACCCACGTTACATTGAGGATATGGAGCAGGTCTTTGAGAATGCACAAGAGGCTGAGAAGCGTCGACTGAGGTTCTTTAAAGAAGTCTTTCTGGACATCCACAGCCATCTAGACCTCTCCAGTAAAGACAA tttTCGTGTCGTGTTTCGAGATCTTTATCAGAGCATCTTGACAGCAAGTGATCAGGAAGACCTGAAGTGGTGGAGGAACACCCATGGGCCTGGGATGAATATGAACTGGCCACAATTTGAG GAATGGTCACTTGAAGCAAGCCAAATGATCAGCCGGAAGGAGAGGAACAGCAGGGCTGAGGATGTTGTAACCTTGACCAATATTGTGTCTGCTGCAGAAACTCCACCTACATTTAACAG AAGTGTAAGAGAATACTCTTCAGACTGGTCTGATGAAGAAAGCCCAAAGAAGTACATCAACACAAATGGCTTGCATGGAGAGGAAGATAAAAAAGATGAGGAAAAGGAAGAGGTTGGACAGAGCGTGAAAGCACTATATGATTACACAGGGCAGGAAGCAGATGAGCTCAGCTTTAAAGCAG GAGAAGAGTTAATGAAGATTGGAGAGGAAGATGAACAGGGCTGGTGCAAAGGTCGTCTCATGAGTGGACAAGTTGGACTTTATCCCGCTAATTATGTAGAGGTCATAGTATCGTGA